The Punica granatum isolate Tunisia-2019 chromosome 4, ASM765513v2, whole genome shotgun sequence genome has a window encoding:
- the LOC116202626 gene encoding uncharacterized protein LOC116202626, with protein sequence MATPEAAGAPTDLPEKEPTEVIKPEGTPEPVLVEELDTEEAEESLFDDNYEEQPRFFPKETEEGASEELHEEEKLFGLAEDEEEEEIASDENEESIYQDEILDANWAVKQTP encoded by the exons ATGGCCACTCCTGAG GCTGCAGGAGCTCCAACTGACTTGCCGGAGAAAGAACCAACTGAAGTTATCAAACCTGAAGGAACACCCGAACCGGTTCTTGTAGAAGAACTGGACACAGAGGAAGCTGAGGAGAGCTTGTTCGATGATAACTATGAAGAGCAACCCAGATTCTTTCCCAAGGAGACTGAAGAAGGGGCTTCAGAAGAGCTGCATGAGGAAGAGAAGCTATTTGGATTGGCAGaggatgaggaagaagaagaaattgcGAGTGACGAGAACGAGGAATCAATTTATCAGGATGAGATTTTAGACGCGAACTGGGCTGTCAAACAGACTCCATGA
- the LOC116205989 gene encoding protein TRI1, whose product MVSDQEIARGVETLLRQSDPTSVTTLNGVVRQLEAKMGLDLSHKAPLIRDLLLRSDHFALQHFPQTQMQQQPQHFSPHFVLNTQQQQQQHHHHHHDLNFRQPHPHLQPQPPPPPKPATAPELPKESAPPATKKRGGTGGLNKVCGVSPELQAIVGQPALPRTEIVKQLWAYIKKNNLQDPNNKRKIICDNALQLVFETDCTDMFKMNKLLAKHIIPCQSTKESSQAKRMKINVDSSSDSTEPGSRHVIISEALGKFLGTGEREMQHSEAHRRVWEYIKINHLEDPASPMAVNCDEKLRELLGCESISALGVPQMLDRHHLLKKS is encoded by the exons ATGGTGTCAGACCAAGAGATAGCCAGGGGAGTGGAGACGCTGCTCCGGCAGTCGGACCCCACGTCCGTCACCACCCTCAATGGCGTCGTTCGCCAGCTCGAGGCCAAGATGGGCCTCGACCTCTCCCACAAGGCCCCCCTCATCCGCGACCTCCTCCTCCGCAGTGACCATTTCGCCCTCCAGCACTTCCCGCAAACCCAAATGCAGCAGCAGCCCCAACACTTCTCTCCCCACTTCGTCCTCAACacccagcagcagcagcagcagcatcaccaccaccaccatgaCCTCAACTTCCGCCAGCCCCATCCCCATCTCCAGCCGCAGCCCCCGCCCCCTCCAAAGCCGGCGACTGCTCCAGAATTACCCAAAGAAAG TGCTCCACCGGCAACCAAAAAAAGAGGTGGTACTGGAGGTCTGAACAAAGTCTGTGGGGTCTCACCTGAACTTCAGGCCATTGTTGGCCAACCGGCCTTGCCGAGGACTGAG ATTGTGAAGCAGCTATGGGCTTacataaaaaagaacaacCTCCAAGACCCGAATAACAAGAGGAAGATTATCTGCGATAATGCCCTTCAATTGGTGTTCGAGACTGACTGCACTGACATGTTCAAGATGAACAAGCTGCTAGCTAAACATATCATTCCATGCCAATCTACAA AGGAATCCAGTCAAGCAAAACGAATGAAGATCAATGTCGATTCCAGCAGCGATAGCACTGAACCAGGTTCAAGACACGTTATTATCTCAGAAGCACTGGGGAAATTCCTGGGAACTGGAGAACGGGAGATGCAACATTCAGAAGCACACAGACGCGTTTGGGAGTACATAAAGATTAATCACCTTGAG gATCCTGCAAGTCCCATGGCCGTCAACTGTGATGAAAAGCTTCGGGAGCTTCTTGGATGCGAGAGCATTTCTGCCTTGGGGGTGCCTCAGATGTTAGACCGTCATCATTTATTGAAGAAATCATGA